One genomic segment of Amycolatopsis sp. WQ 127309 includes these proteins:
- a CDS encoding PKD domain-containing protein, whose translation MLYSLRSRGRVAVVGVLIAAVAVVAPGVAHAAAPPANDDFDTAVAVTSLPFTTQEDTGAATKTSDDPGWCSGYVAAGSVWFSYTATQDGLLRATTAGSDHRTILSANTGPRGRLQSVADACDYGTDPAITLQVTAGTTYSFLVGGLDAPGGALSFALDAVAPAANDAFAAAEPVTALPFTRQADLSTATAQAGEPDSSCVGDEGIPSVWYSYPASDTARSVTARVDGSYAAVTVYAGNSLPDLTQVTCGRSGTGTAVFRTSPGTGYFLRVTAVHRGYGPVQLVVDEAPPLQPNVSVYPSNPTVFDNAGFSASSWNSIDLPLTGTWDFGDGVTAPLGTETVYHRYAADGVYSATLHATSPDGRTATVTQPVTVTTHDVGIAKFTTPASARQGVSKPISVDVSNTRYAESVTVVLSKRTTDYWAEVGRLTLQVPARATGKVRFPFAYTFTPDDTLAGKVAFRAEVQLQYPVTDAVPADNEAISIATTVKPPASRIVAV comes from the coding sequence GTGCTGTATTCATTGCGATCACGCGGCCGTGTCGCCGTGGTCGGGGTGCTGATCGCGGCGGTGGCCGTGGTGGCCCCGGGCGTCGCGCACGCGGCGGCACCGCCGGCCAACGACGACTTCGATACCGCGGTGGCCGTCACCTCCCTGCCGTTCACCACGCAGGAGGACACCGGCGCGGCCACCAAGACGAGCGACGACCCGGGCTGGTGCTCGGGGTACGTCGCGGCCGGGTCGGTCTGGTTCAGCTACACCGCGACCCAGGACGGGCTGCTGCGCGCCACGACGGCCGGCAGCGACCACCGGACGATCCTGTCCGCGAACACCGGCCCGCGCGGCCGGCTGCAGAGCGTGGCCGACGCCTGCGACTACGGGACCGACCCGGCCATCACGCTCCAGGTGACGGCCGGGACGACCTACTCCTTCCTGGTCGGGGGCCTCGACGCGCCCGGTGGCGCGCTGTCGTTCGCGCTCGACGCGGTCGCGCCGGCGGCCAACGACGCGTTCGCGGCCGCCGAGCCGGTGACCGCCCTGCCGTTCACCCGGCAGGCGGACCTCTCGACCGCTACGGCCCAGGCCGGCGAGCCGGACTCGAGCTGCGTGGGAGACGAGGGCATCCCGTCGGTCTGGTACTCCTACCCGGCCTCGGACACGGCGCGCTCGGTCACCGCGCGGGTCGACGGGTCCTACGCCGCCGTCACCGTGTACGCCGGGAACTCGCTGCCGGACCTGACGCAGGTCACCTGCGGGCGGAGCGGCACCGGCACGGCCGTGTTCCGTACGAGTCCCGGCACCGGCTACTTCCTGCGCGTCACCGCGGTGCACCGCGGCTACGGGCCGGTCCAGCTGGTCGTCGACGAGGCGCCGCCGCTCCAGCCGAACGTGTCCGTGTACCCCTCGAACCCGACGGTGTTCGACAACGCCGGCTTCTCCGCGTCGTCGTGGAACTCGATCGACCTACCGCTGACCGGGACGTGGGACTTCGGCGACGGCGTGACGGCTCCGCTCGGCACGGAGACGGTGTACCACCGCTACGCGGCCGACGGCGTCTACTCCGCCACGCTCCACGCGACGTCCCCGGACGGGCGCACCGCGACGGTGACCCAGCCGGTCACGGTGACCACGCACGACGTCGGGATCGCGAAGTTCACCACCCCGGCGTCGGCGCGGCAGGGCGTCAGCAAGCCGATCTCGGTGGACGTGAGCAACACGCGGTACGCCGAGTCGGTGACCGTCGTGCTGTCCAAGCGCACCACGGACTACTGGGCCGAGGTCGGCCGGCTGACCCTGCAGGTGCCCGCGCGGGCCACCGGCAAGGTCCGGTTCCCGTTCGCCTACACCTTCACCCCCGACGACACGCTCGCCGGGAAGGTCGCGTTCCGCGCCGAGGTCCAGCTGCAGTACCCGGTGACCGACGCCGTCCCGGCGGACAACGAGGCGATCTCGATCGCCACGACCGTCAAGCCGCCCGCCTCGCGCATCGTCGCCGTCTGA
- a CDS encoding PKD domain-containing protein: MKLSARPLLAGVAALTAVLLAPGVAHAAPPSNDDFGSATAVTALPFTASQDVTESTKAADDPAPCGTYTTWTVWYDYTAAADALVRVTPSSTGSTRPFVAVYTGDRGALTQVPGACATWSYPGTATFHATAGTTYHVMLAQQYNQGDLTVGFTTVPPAPNDDFAAAATAAVPGEYAGDLTVASAEPGEVAPSCDPDADRSVWFRFTPDRTRSVSALAMFDWGPGITVYRGTSADSLSEVDCVASGDRRAAVFTAVAGETYQIRVADDVDAASLFDIRLETAPPLAPFLNFYPNNPSVYTDVTLAPYSGDSLGRPFVSGEVRFGDGGSAPITGADIRHRYAADGEYRVEVTGTTADGRTGTGFDTLKVDTHDVALSDFTVPATARVDQTKPIKVSVANTRHDETVTVTLYRLDEQGYDQEIGHLKQWVPAAAGRKVVFPFAYTYTAADAAAGRTSFKVVATIENVYSGDARPEDNQLLASTTVRAKNAVAMS, encoded by the coding sequence ATGAAGCTGTCCGCCCGTCCACTGCTCGCCGGTGTCGCGGCCCTCACGGCCGTGCTGCTGGCGCCCGGGGTCGCCCACGCGGCCCCGCCGTCCAACGACGACTTCGGCTCCGCCACCGCCGTCACCGCCCTGCCGTTCACGGCGAGCCAGGACGTCACCGAGTCGACCAAGGCGGCCGACGACCCGGCGCCGTGCGGCACCTACACGACGTGGACCGTCTGGTACGACTACACCGCGGCCGCGGACGCGTTGGTCCGCGTGACGCCGTCCAGCACCGGCTCCACGCGGCCGTTCGTCGCGGTCTACACCGGTGACCGCGGTGCGCTGACGCAGGTGCCGGGCGCCTGCGCGACGTGGAGCTACCCGGGGACCGCGACGTTCCACGCGACCGCCGGCACGACCTACCACGTCATGCTGGCCCAGCAGTACAACCAGGGCGACCTGACGGTGGGCTTCACCACCGTGCCGCCGGCGCCGAACGACGACTTCGCGGCGGCCGCGACGGCCGCCGTGCCCGGGGAGTACGCCGGCGACCTGACCGTGGCCTCGGCCGAACCCGGCGAGGTCGCGCCGAGCTGCGACCCGGACGCCGACCGGTCCGTGTGGTTCCGGTTCACCCCGGACCGCACGCGGTCGGTGAGCGCGCTGGCGATGTTCGACTGGGGCCCGGGCATCACGGTGTACCGGGGCACGTCGGCGGACTCGCTGTCCGAAGTGGACTGCGTGGCCTCCGGCGACCGCCGGGCCGCCGTGTTCACCGCCGTCGCCGGGGAGACGTACCAGATCCGCGTCGCCGACGACGTCGATGCCGCGTCCCTGTTCGACATCCGGCTCGAGACGGCGCCGCCGCTGGCGCCGTTCCTGAACTTCTACCCCAACAACCCGTCGGTGTACACGGACGTCACACTGGCGCCGTACTCGGGCGACAGCCTCGGCCGGCCCTTCGTCAGCGGCGAGGTGCGCTTCGGCGACGGCGGCTCGGCCCCCATCACCGGCGCCGACATCCGGCACCGGTACGCCGCGGACGGCGAGTACCGGGTCGAGGTGACCGGCACGACCGCCGACGGCCGGACCGGGACCGGCTTCGACACGCTGAAGGTCGACACGCACGACGTGGCGCTGTCGGACTTCACCGTGCCGGCGACCGCGCGGGTGGACCAGACCAAGCCGATCAAGGTGTCGGTCGCGAACACCCGCCACGACGAGACGGTGACGGTCACCCTGTACCGGCTGGACGAGCAGGGCTACGACCAGGAGATCGGCCACCTCAAGCAGTGGGTACCGGCGGCCGCGGGCCGCAAGGTGGTCTTCCCCTTCGCCTACACATACACGGCGGCGGACGCCGCGGCGGGCCGGACGTCGTTCAAGGTGGTGGCGACCATCGAGAACGTCTACTCCGGCGACGCCCGCCCGGAGGACAACCAGCTGCTGGCGTCGACGACGGTCCGCGCGAAGAACGCGGTCGCCATGAGCTGA